The Desulfurobacteriaceae bacterium DNA window TACAAAGGAAATGTATCAGGAAGCTCTTTTGGTTAGAGAAATCACAGGACGCTACAACATTCCGTTTATAGTAAACGACAGGCTTGACCTTGCACTGGCAGTAAAAGCAGACGGCGTCCACGTGGGTCAGGAAGACCTCCCTGTCGAGGTAATTAGGAAACTGGTAGGAGAAGAGTCCATAGTCGGTTTGTCCACCCACAATATCAATCAGGTGCGGGAGGCTAACAAGAAAGGAATTGCCGATTACCTGGGATTTGGGCCAATTTTTCCCACGACAACGAAGGAAAATCCGGATCCTGTTACAGGGATCGAAGCTCTGTGCAGTGCGGTAAAAGAATCAAAAATCCCGATAGTAGCAATCGGCGGAATAAATAAAGAAAACATTGAACCCGTAATAAGTTGCAGACCGGCCGGTGTGGCTGTAGTAAGGGCAGCATTTGAAAGCGGAGATCCGTACCTAAACGTTAAAGTTCTCAAGGAGAAGCTGAATGTCTGAAAAGTTTCAAAATTTTGGAGAAAAAACCATTATTCTCTCCTTTTACTTACTCGCACTTACAATTCCTCTGTCAATAGCCGGGGATAACATAGCAGTTGCCGTTGGAGGAATCGGACTTATCCTTTCTCTCCTGTTTAACCGAGAGAAGTTAAAGGCAGTTCCTCTAAAACCCATACTCCCNNNNNNNNNNAAAGGAGTTTCCAGATTATCCAAAAAGTCCGACATCAATCACCATCTCTTCGCGTATTTCATATCTTTTTACTCATCTCGGGAAGAAAGCAGGCTTAAAACAGCTCTTAATATTTTGGGAGCATCACTAACGATATCTGTAACCGCTGTTATCTTCGAAGCCTTTACCGGACAAAACATAAAGCACTTAAACCTGCATACTATTTCTTTTCATTTATCTCCCATAAGGGCTGTGGGACTTCTTAACAACCCTCTAACCACCTCAGGTGTTCTCTACCTTCTCTTGATCCTGTTCATCACTTTCTACATCAAGACTTTCAAAAAGCACTATTTGTTTTTCTCAATTACAGCCCTTCTAGGAATCATCTTCACACAGAGCCGTTCCTACTGGCTGGCAACTTTATTTTTCTCAACTTCTGTACTGCTGTTGCTACTGATAAAGTCAGAGAACAGGAAGAACTTTTTAGCAGGAACCGTTGCCCTAACCGCTCTTTTTACAGCCAGTATTGCCAGCTTCCCTATTCTAAAAAATAGGCTTGAAAGCATCACGGACACAAAAAACAACTACAGCAACTTGGACAGATTAAGCCTGTGGAAATCTCACCTAAAAGCCTATACAAACGAATACTCTCTTCTTCAGAAAATCGTAGGGGCGGGGACAGAAGAGGCTTCAAAACTTTGCTGGCACTACTTTAAGCGGGATTTCCCCGAAAACTTCCCAACAGGCAAAAACCCTTCTGAATCAAACATAAAAGTCCACTTCCACTCAGGAGAAGCCCACAATATCTACCTCAAATTCCTGACAAAGTACGGAATTCTGGGGTTACTCGGTTACTTGCTGTTTTGGGCTTACATGATA harbors:
- the thiE gene encoding thiamine phosphate synthase, which codes for TKEMYQEALLVREITGRYNIPFIVNDRLDLALAVKADGVHVGQEDLPVEVIRKLVGEESIVGLSTHNINQVREANKKGIADYLGFGPIFPTTTKENPDPVTGIEALCSAVKESKIPIVAIGGINKENIEPVISCRPAGVAVVRAAFESGDPYLNVKVLKEKLNV
- a CDS encoding O-antigen ligase family protein; its protein translation is KGVSRLSKKSDINHHLFAYFISFYSSREESRLKTALNILGASLTISVTAVIFEAFTGQNIKHLNLHTISFHLSPIRAVGLLNNPLTTSGVLYLLLILFITFYIKTFKKHYLFFSITALLGIIFTQSRSYWLATLFFSTSVLLLLLIKSENRKNFLAGTVALTALFTASIASFPILKNRLESITDTKNNYSNLDRLSLWKSHLKAYTNEYSLLQKIVGAGTEEASKLCWHYFKRDFPENFPTGKNPSESNIKVHFHSGEAHNIYLKFLTKYGILGLLGYLLFWAYMIYLNTSAKELWNYSIALGYLGFMIAGIFENNFTDAEIQIALWYITGINLALLRQGNEKTPLHQTEAG